The Vigna unguiculata cultivar IT97K-499-35 chromosome 1, ASM411807v1, whole genome shotgun sequence nucleotide sequence TCTCCGTCGATGTCGAAATCGAGGCCTTACTTCAGGTCACTCTTTTCAAATTCGTTACTAAATTCATGTGGGAATCTGTACCCTAATTCATGAcatttttgaaacttttaaatGTGTCCAATGTGATAGTATGTAGAGTCAATCTTGTGCAGACAGCAGAAACCGCTTCCAAGGAGAAAAGTAAGGCGTCTACTGTAGCTATCAATGCCGAGATTCGTCGTACTAAGGCTAGGTTGTTGGAGGAGGTTCCCAAGTTGCAGAATTTGGCTATGAAAAAGGATGGTTCTTCGCTTTCTCTGCTTCTTGGTATCATTTGCACGGTgctctttgttttgttttatttgacttcTGCTTTTTTCCTTTGCGGGATTCTGTTAACTTTTTTGACTTCGTTATATGCATTTTTTACGATTTAGGTGAGAACCAGGAATTGCATTCATTGCATATGATATCTGTTCTAGTTCTGATTGATTAAATTAGTAAAGTATTGTAGTTGTGAAtagtgaataattctgtaaTTGGCACTTTCATCTGAAGTGAGGAGTAAATTGATTATTTATGCAGTCATCGAGATTTCTAGATAGGAAAAAGATACTTCgccatctattttttttttttctattacaaACAGATGACAACtcacttttaataatataatattaaatttagaaatttaacgaaaatgtaaattaaattattgaatgaaaaaattaataaaaatagttgtAGGATAATTGTATAAAAGAAGTGAGATTGTCAAGATATCAGCTCTAAGCTAGCTAATCACATGTTATCTgaaatgataatttatttaatctaCTTGAGGtgctttataataaaatttggcaATCAGAAGACAGATTAAAGGGAAAAaaatccaatttctttttcacctATCCATCTTGGAGGATGAGGTAGGTTTGTTGTTGATTCTATATGTAGTTTTCACTATTTCCAGAAAATGTTGACTTATTTTATTTGGCATGTATGTTTCTCAATAGTTCGACTGTCCTTTTTTCACAATAATTGACATACTGGCAGACAGATGTTCAAAATTATTGATCAGGCTATACATTTTTCCAATGCATGGTACAATGTATAATCGCAGGTAAAGGGGCTTTCATCACAAGAATTTGCTGCCCGTAACGGTTTGGTTCTTGCATTGCCGGATAGGATTCAAGCTATCCCAGATGGGACCCCTGCAGTACCCAGACAAACGGGAAGTTGGGCAGCTTCTTCCTCACGTCCTGGAATTAAATTTGATTCAGGTAATTGAAGTGATCCATGTCTTATAGTGATTCAATCGTAGTGGTTTATAAATGGGAGACTTTGTAATTGATGGTCCTCCATTCAATTTTGTGTATCTTGCTAATTTCAGATGGACAATTTGATGAAGAATACTTCCATCAAACTGAAGAATCAAGTCGATTTAGGCAGGAGTATGAAATGCGTAAAATGAAACTGGTAAGTAACTTTTGGCTTTGTGACCAGAGAGACTGAATTTTTCTAGCCAATGTTGTTCCAGAAATGGTTTCATTCAAATCTCGTTATATGAACCATTCTTAGGATCAAGGTTTGGATATGATAGCCGAAGGATTGGATACTTTGAAAAACATGGCACATGATATGTATGAGGTCAGTTTCCCTGTTATGTTTGTCTTTATTCCGTTGTGCATATATGCATtcccatgttttttttttcgcattTAAGCTCATTATTTATGGGACAAGTGCAGGAACTGGATAGACAAGTACCACTGATGGATGAGATTGATGCTGAGGTGAGATTTGTCAATTTCTGCCTCTACCCATAAGCTCCAAATCATggaaatcatttttttttgaaactagAATTAGGAAGTTGAAGTTAACAGGccactgattttttttttatttttttgtctttataggTGGACAAGGCATCTTCCGACCTTAAAAATACCAATGTTAGACTTCGAGACACAGTGAACCAAGTCTTTTTGACTGAAAATCttattcttaaattttcatCAGTTTCTAATTGCGTCAGTGATGAATTTTATGTTGAATCTTATATAGTTTTGGTATTCGTCCAGCTTCAGTCCAGTCGAAACTTTTGTATTGATATTGttttattgattataattttggGAATTGCTGCCTATTTGTACAAGTAAGTCGTACcccttctcttttctctcaGTTCATATATTGTCTACTGCTAAGTCTCTGTTTACCTGAATACTGGAAATTTGATAGCGTGGAAATTTTAAGGTTCATATTTAAACCTTTTTGCCCTGTAAACTTAAACATCTGAAGTTAGAAATTGGTGCATGGTTTCCTAATATAAAAGCATTCTTTACACGTTCCTTTTAGAGGGCGTTTGTTCTTCATGGTATGAAGTTCATTCCTAAAATTGATAATTGGAAATAGATTCTTGGCATTCGAAATATAATGTGTTTGGTTAACAATAGAAATTCCTGGAAATACACGTTCCAGAGAATATATTTTGCAGTCCTCAAATTGCCCTCTATTATAGAAAATACTATTTAAATACTCCATTTTCAAAAGTTAATATAGATTAGTGTTTATGTTGAAGTATTATTTGAGAGGAATCAATCTTTTTAATATGCAGTACTTTTCgttcttttacttattttttatatatttattgcttGGTAAAGACGTAAAGTTACCGGTAAcatcaaaatacaaaataagaaacaatatTTTGGTtactttgtattattattattattattattattattattatgattattattattattatttattattattattattattattattattattattattattattattattattactgcaTGCCGAAGATAAATAATTACTGCAGGAGTTATGACACAAAAATAACCACATCGGCAATTATTCTGTAACATAGTCAAATTATTGTTACAAGATTAAGCATAAAAGAATGTAAAGTTAAGCTACCCTAGATGAATCATAACTTACATTTGAATACATGCCTACCATACGGGAAGTGGAGTGTCTCTTGAGAAATTTATGTGGGAAATACGTGGGTATTACGTATTTTAGAAGTTttgaataaaagttttattCCCTTTACTACGCATGGAAATGCATCTTTCCAGACATACGTGCGGGAATGAAAATCCATTAGAACTTGgggaccttttttttttcctgatgATAACTTATACcaggaaataaatatttttttaaacttcttGTAAAACCAAGGAATCTTTATTTCCTTACCTGTACTCATGGCAATGCACCTTTACTATATACATTATTCCCAGCGGCCACTTTACTTTTTTTCTGATATTCAACTTTCACGTATCTCTTTTCGTTGTAATTCATACCAAGATATCCTTTAtctttatcataataaaaaaatgtttcccCAACTCTACTGGAATTCTTTGCTTTAATTGGGAGGAATTTTTGGTCTGCATTATGTTTGAATAGGCATTCCTTTGAAAACAGAGGAATATATATGTTTATCTAAGGCTTCATTACATCCGAGGGGAGAAGCCCGAAGTTCTACACAAGTGCATCGATTATAAAGTTATGTTGATGGATGTTTCTCTAGATTATTTGCTGGTGTTctagttaaataataaatagtgtATCAAATACTTGTGTATTTGTTTCACTTTCGCTATGGCTTACTGCATAAGAACTTGTATAGTAAAAGTAGAACTATAATTTGAATTGGTTATTTTCCAACTTCTCTCAAAGGAATTTCTGACTTCTGAGAAGTTAGTAATGATACCAGCAGATAAAAAAAGCTTAGCTTGGCTATATATACAAGGATCTTGTTGACTTTATAAGAGGGAGTATAAATCTCTTTGATTTGTTAGTCTTGGGGCAATAATGTCAATGTATCTTTTACAGCGTCACTTACATtcactttaaatataaaagagcTACTGTGCATTCAATTTCAAATGTAATGTTGTTGAAAGATATTGTGTCCTGATACTACACACATATATGAAATCCTCAAATTTTTGAGATGGTTACTTCTTGTTTCTTTCCTGATAGGATTGGTGAGATCCTTAATATATACGTGTTTGAGAAATTTGGATTCTTTACTatgtttttatatatcattCGTCTGTATTTTCAAAATACACAGGTAGATAcggattttaaaattttagaatatattaaattttgttttaaagtatCATCGTTCcgttatttttaatgttcagtaAAAGAAAACACTGAAACACTCAacaattcaacaaaaaatttgGACTCGTGTTTGAGATGTTTTTTACTAATCTTGtgtgtttcctttttcttcttggaTACCTTCACTGACTTTCTGTGCTCTTATTGCAGTGTGCTAAAGAAATGATACGGCACAGAAGACAGATCATCGGATCAATTTGTATGGCATATCTCTATCTCTTGTATTTTCTTGGTACTATCGTGGTGTAACTcgtatctgtttttttttttaaatcaatattttgcACTTGTTCATGCTACTTAAGAGATGCACTTGTCCTTTATACAGACTCAAGATGCCACTAAATTATGTCACAGTGCgaatttgtatttgtattgaCACTTGTGTATAGCAAATTAAGATGGATTAtctat carries:
- the LOC114190898 gene encoding syntaxin-71-like is translated as MSVIDILTRVDFICKEYDKYDVEKQRDSNISVDVEIEALLQTAETASKEKSKASTVAINAEIRRTKARLLEEVPKLQNLAMKKDGSSLSLLLESQVKGLSSQEFAARNGLVLALPDRIQAIPDGTPAVPRQTGSWAASSSRPGIKFDSDGQFDEEYFHQTEESSRFRQEYEMRKMKLDQGLDMIAEGLDTLKNMAHDMYEELDRQVPLMDEIDAEVDKASSDLKNTNVRLRDTVNQVFLTENLILKFSSVSNCVSDEFYVESYIVLVFVQLQSSRNFCIDIVLLIIILGIAAYLYK